The following proteins are encoded in a genomic region of Paludisphaera rhizosphaerae:
- the rseP gene encoding RIP metalloprotease RseP: MEALMQLWNIAKVVLGLGFVIFIHELGHFLLAKWNGVKVEKFSIGFGKTLFGFKRGETEYVIAAIPLGGFVKMLGEGGEVGEGPPDAEAASDPRAFNNKPVGARMAIISAGVIMNILLAMVCFAYVFGQPREEMAARVGAVLSGSPAFEAGLRAGDEIIAIDGRRDVGFQDLMKTVSLSREGQIVDFQVERPGASAPINLTITPRRDANADKPTIGVVYGSSLEVGDYQPLAGTPEAAKLPWPAQSKPLDALAVKAAAPAGEPLVPMANHEAFVQASTRNRDKPLEVTFEPRTAGGKAVPGGVEVKATLPPNHFVDLGLKFAFEPIRSIAKGSPAEAAGFRVGDRIVKVDGRDDVDPMRLPLACFDHAGSPMTVEVQRGEGAATETISLTVTPNDSPLGDSFWRVSPSEDIQIPGLGIAFPIKPVVQGVVADSPAAKAGLKAGDVIDAVVIPATKPRPRRDGGSAMEPTSGTREQTLKLDDKTAAWPFVFGLLQELPIQTLNLKVHGRDEPVPVQPEVVADWFNPNRGLEFFPAFRTMPPLGFVDAVKKGVNETVENIALVYATIRSLSTGRVSMNQTAGPIGIFRMANSAAKSSLTDLLNFLGLISINLAVLNFLPIPPLDGGQMIFLIAEKIRGRPLPESAVIAGTYVGLLLVLCLMVFATYQDVYRLLKDYLFF, from the coding sequence TTGGAAGCCCTGATGCAGCTCTGGAACATCGCGAAGGTCGTGCTCGGGCTCGGGTTCGTGATCTTCATTCATGAACTCGGCCACTTCCTGCTGGCCAAGTGGAACGGCGTTAAGGTCGAGAAGTTCTCCATCGGCTTCGGCAAGACCCTGTTCGGCTTCAAGCGGGGAGAGACCGAATACGTCATCGCCGCGATCCCGCTGGGCGGCTTCGTCAAGATGCTCGGCGAAGGGGGCGAGGTCGGCGAAGGGCCGCCTGACGCCGAGGCCGCCAGCGACCCCCGCGCGTTCAACAACAAGCCGGTCGGCGCCCGGATGGCGATCATCTCCGCGGGGGTGATCATGAACATCCTGCTGGCGATGGTCTGCTTCGCCTACGTCTTCGGCCAGCCTCGCGAGGAGATGGCGGCGCGGGTGGGGGCGGTTCTGTCAGGCTCGCCGGCGTTCGAGGCCGGCCTCCGCGCCGGCGACGAGATCATCGCCATCGACGGCCGCCGCGACGTCGGTTTTCAGGACCTGATGAAGACGGTGAGCCTTAGCAGAGAAGGCCAGATCGTCGACTTTCAGGTCGAACGCCCTGGCGCTTCCGCCCCGATCAACCTGACGATCACCCCCCGTCGCGACGCCAACGCCGACAAGCCGACGATCGGCGTCGTGTACGGCTCGTCGCTGGAAGTCGGCGACTACCAGCCCCTGGCCGGGACGCCCGAGGCGGCGAAGCTCCCCTGGCCGGCCCAGTCCAAGCCCCTGGACGCCCTGGCGGTGAAAGCCGCCGCGCCGGCCGGCGAACCGCTCGTCCCCATGGCCAACCACGAAGCGTTCGTGCAGGCGTCGACGCGGAACCGCGACAAGCCGTTGGAAGTGACCTTCGAGCCCCGGACGGCCGGCGGCAAGGCCGTCCCTGGCGGCGTCGAGGTCAAGGCGACGCTCCCCCCCAACCACTTCGTCGATCTGGGCCTGAAGTTCGCATTCGAGCCGATCCGGTCGATCGCCAAGGGTTCGCCGGCCGAGGCCGCCGGCTTCCGCGTGGGCGATCGGATCGTCAAAGTCGACGGCCGCGACGACGTCGACCCGATGCGGCTGCCCCTGGCCTGCTTCGACCACGCCGGCTCGCCCATGACCGTTGAAGTCCAGCGCGGCGAGGGAGCAGCGACGGAAACCATATCGCTGACGGTCACCCCGAACGACTCGCCTTTGGGCGACTCCTTCTGGCGGGTCTCTCCGTCCGAGGATATCCAGATCCCCGGCCTGGGGATCGCCTTCCCGATCAAGCCCGTCGTTCAGGGGGTCGTCGCGGATTCGCCCGCCGCCAAGGCCGGGTTGAAGGCCGGCGACGTCATCGACGCCGTGGTCATCCCCGCGACCAAACCTCGCCCTCGCCGCGACGGCGGCTCCGCGATGGAGCCCACCTCGGGGACCCGCGAGCAGACGCTCAAGCTCGACGACAAGACGGCCGCCTGGCCGTTCGTCTTCGGACTGCTCCAGGAGCTGCCGATCCAGACCCTGAACCTGAAGGTTCACGGCCGCGACGAACCGGTTCCCGTTCAGCCCGAGGTCGTGGCCGACTGGTTCAACCCCAACCGCGGCCTGGAGTTCTTCCCCGCCTTCCGCACGATGCCGCCGCTCGGCTTCGTGGACGCCGTCAAGAAGGGCGTGAACGAGACGGTCGAGAACATCGCCCTGGTTTACGCGACGATCCGCAGCCTCTCGACGGGCCGCGTCAGCATGAACCAGACGGCCGGGCCGATCGGCATCTTCCGGATGGCCAACTCCGCGGCGAAGTCCAGCCTGACCGACTTGCTCAACTTCCTCGGGCTGATCAGCATCAACCTGGCCGTCCTGAATTTCCTGCCGATCCCGCCTCTGGACGGCGGCCAGATGATCTTCCTGATCGCCGAGAAGATCCGAGGCCGTCCCCTGCCCGAATCGGCCGTGATCGCCGGGACGTACGTGGGGCTTTTGCTGGTCCTCTGCCTGATGGTCTTCGCGACCTACCAGGACGTCTACCGGCTGCTCAAGGACTACCTCTTCTTCTGA